A stretch of the Chanos chanos chromosome 1, fChaCha1.1, whole genome shotgun sequence genome encodes the following:
- the drd4-rs gene encoding dopamine receptor D4 related sequence — protein MANVTSSANSVAIQGEYNYLALVCGVPLILIIILGNVLVCLSVLTERSLKTATNYFIVSLAVADLLLAMLVLPLYVYSEFLGGVWTLSTYICDALMTMDVMLCTASILNLCAISIDRYIAVVVPLKYNRNQFSMRQLALIAATWVLSLGVASPVIFGLNQVPNRDPHVCKLENDHFVVYSSVCSFFVPCPVMLFLYYWMFRGLKRWSSGRSRSHLSRAQRSHQSLSLRLGAALQREKGTSREKVVYLMPGGLSPSSLPPTPATPTSPVTLASDEHFEGQIPAAESDPMTTQMDSVSDAENAERHQESSSTRENGLEKGHGSRRTRRHSKSSRVSGRERKAMKVLPVVVGVFLACWTPFFVVHVTKVLCVSCNIGPTLISVVTWLGYVNSAVNPIIYTAFNVEFRNVFHKLLFCRT, from the exons ATGGCCAATGTGACATCCAGCGCTAATTCGGTGGCTATTCAGGGAGAGTATAACTACCTGGCATTAGTGTGTGGAGTGCCCCTCATCCTGATCATCATTCTTGGGAACGTCCTGGTTTGCCTTAGTGTGCTCACAGAACGGTCTCTCAAAACCGCCACCAACTACTTCATTGTCAGCCTGGCTGTGGCTGACCTTCTCCTGGCTATGCTGGTTCTGCCTCTGTATGTGTACTCTGAG TTTCTGGGAGGAGTCTGGACTTTGAGCACATATATCTGTGATGCCCTTATGACCATGGATGTAATGCTCTGCACGGCCTCCATCTTGAATCTGTGTGCTATCAGCATAGATAG GTATATAGCCGTGGTGGTTCCTCTGAAATATAACAGGAATCAATTCAGCATGCGCCAACTGGCCTTGATTGCAGCTACCTGGGTGTTGTCTTTGGGTGTGGCTAGTCCAGTTATATTTGGGCTGAACCAGGTGCCTAACAGGGACCCCCATGTGTGCAAGTTGGAGAACGACCATTTTGTGGTctattcctctgtctgttcgtTCTTCGTGCCCTGCCCTGTGATGCTCTTCCTCTACTACTGGATGTTCAGGGGCTTGAAGCGTTGGAGCTCAGGCCGGAGCCGCTCTCACCTCAGCAGGGCCCAGAGGAGCCACCAAAGCCTCTCCCTGCGCCTGGGGGCAGCCCTGCAAAGGGAAAAGGGAACATCGAGGGAGAAGGTGGTATACCTCATGCCAGGGGGACTCAGCCCATCCTCTTTGCCTCCCACCCCAGCAACCCCAACGAGCCCAGTCACCTTAGCGTCCGACGAGCACTTTGAGGGTCAAATTCCAGCAGCCGAAAGTGATCCGATGACGACacagatggacagtgtgtcGGACGCCGAGAATGCAGAAAGACACCAGGAAAGCAGCAGTACTAGGGAGAATGGGCTGGAGAAAGGTCACGGATCTCGCAGGACAAGGCGGCACAGTAAGAGCAGTAGAGTGAGCGGACGAGAACGCAAAGCTATGAAGGTGTTACCCGTGGTCGTGG GTGTGTTCCTGGCCTGCTGGACACCATTCTTTGTTGTGCACGTAACGaaggttctctgtgtgtcttgtaaTATTGGACCAACTCTGATAAGTGTGGTGACATGGCTCGGTTACGTCAACAGTGCCGTGAATCCTATCATTTACACCGCCTTTAACGTAGAATTCAGGAATGTCTTTCACAAACTACTCTTCTGTCGCACATAA